In Polyodon spathula isolate WHYD16114869_AA chromosome 53, ASM1765450v1, whole genome shotgun sequence, one DNA window encodes the following:
- the LOC121307097 gene encoding uncharacterized protein LOC121307097, whose product MTASITTQRVLDTRMGQFWENPEENKWIQDFCDLKMSKDYPYKLARMVEKHMHEEMPLAFPEGYSLRISTLNNTVLRGRKDMMEAWQELYLPRSETMVVIGAIDNFPCLAQGLQLIVMVDSKGNVYTYENEVLHYVEPSVKDFFTRRRLQSSVSYEKGGYCDQLTKEEYMELRKAEDIQKIERSMQKFVQSKQNELGEMLNLFR is encoded by the exons CCAATTCTGGGAAAACCCTGAAGAGAACAAATGGATTCAGGACTTCTGCGATCTTAAAATGT CCAAAGACTACCCATATAAACTGGCCAGAATGGTGGAGAAGCACATGCACGAGGAAATGCCCTTAGCGTTCCCAGAAGGGTACAGCTTGCGAATCAGCACACTCAATAACACAGTCTTACGGGGAAGAAAGGACATGATGGAGGCTTGGCAAGAGCTGTACCTGCCTCGGAGCGAGACGATGGTGGTCATTGGAGCCATCGACAACTTCCCCTGCTTGGCTCAGGGGCTGCAGTTGATCGTTATGGTTGACAGCAAGGGCAACGTCTACACCTATGAAAATGAAGTTTTACACTACGTGGAACCTAGCGTAAAGGACTTCTTCACAAGAAGACGTCTTCAATCTTCAGTCAGCTACGAGAAGGGAGGATACTGCGACCAGCTG ACCAAAGAGGAGTATATGGAGTTGCGGAAAGCCGAGGATATTCAGAAAATCGAACGCAGCATGCAGAAGTTTGTACAAAGCAAACAGAACGAGCTTGGAGAGATGCTCAACTTGTTTAGGTAG